The proteins below are encoded in one region of Triticum aestivum cultivar Chinese Spring chromosome 1B, IWGSC CS RefSeq v2.1, whole genome shotgun sequence:
- the LOC123136312 gene encoding E3 ubiquitin-protein ligase UPL4, translating into MDRCRKRPDSDPGGSGEAEPPADKRPCTAEPSTSAAAAVAAAPAQPEQAASDMDTSSSGHAAEADADADADVDGDDGDGDGDGDGDGGSSCESDGDGGPGSGKFRRMVAAVASEGAGGGALLASLTELCEALSFCTEDAGGYFPVESAARALVRLAGAEVASPDEMLLAVRAITYLCDAMPRAADAVVRHGLLPVLCSRLLAIEYLDVAEQCLQAFEKISLRQPAQCLQAGMITAVLAYIDFFSASIQRVAVSAVANACKKVPADCSQFVMDSIPMLCNLLQSEDKMVVEKVATCLISIVDSFSGSVELLDQLCHQGLVEKVLPLINASGLTSLNPSTCSNLIGLLAKLACTSLVAVKSLFELNVGSTIRGILVSSDLSHGMPYLPLENQNNQVNEALKLAIQLIPSAARDVEDTYMVLAKEKIIVDEPGFLCQFSTDILPILIKAVNSGANSYICYGCSSIVNNICYFSKPEMLQELLKETNISSFLAGLLSWKDHHVLISSLKIIEILMQKLPDAYLGSFIKEGVVNAVEALLMQEDCSKSSPPLSDDTQQSENQPVIRNKPTCFCYAFDSRQSESAETRACRIGQGNLFNFARHVKTTYFTAEAVNSEMGLTEILQKLKTCCAVLNDSADKSLNQDSLQNEEHLSTILSEVMMELHGGETMTTFEFLESGLVKSLLNYLSNGKYLQVDDNLKDYNAEHFCAVLKRFQSFARICFSRMEQGWGDMLLTLLVRKLQNALTSLDNFPVIMSHNFKSRSNISDIPIRHSTISPCIRVRFKKDEDETNLSSYDNSVNLEISSSLHSIEQFLWPKVSTCTSDQNTESPPSSVAFESKCAEDDPQERDSSPESSPSSEGIIRENQSSSVEPCSKKGSPSSAGGQPERNKSTGTDCAVQPKLVFSLKGKELDRSVTLYQSILQDQINAGADVILDTQFWRSVHDITFRTAANPEKDDSPENLSNAAISTDDSKTGLMWQALPFFSSLLLGKIPCKLDRSNSLYDILFMLKVLEGLNRYSFHLVSNERNHAFAQGKLTDLDDLKPSVSSVPLQEFVSAKLTDKLEQQLHDPLVLRSRCLPLWCTELMSACPFLFSFEARWKYFQLTAFGSSSMQRGHMIDTSGSNISTERGSPISRKKFKVDRDDILASAAKMMRSYAKSNALLEVEYEEEVGTGLGPTMEFYTLISHEFQKSGLGMWRGELPCEAGTDNTHIGPRTVVAPNGLFPRPWSASVDCASFLEVNKRFHLLGQVLAKAIKDGRILDIPFSKAFYKLILGQELNIYDINSFDPELAMTLMEFKALTCQRKYLESCSTRECQSTSDLSYRGCKIEDLVIDFAVPGYPEYVLSLERTSDNVTGENLEEYVSFVVEATVKSGITRQLEAFESGFSQVFPLSTLRAFSEDELERLLCGEQDNWDFVKLVDHIKFDHGYTSSSPAVLNLLEIIQEFGCHERRAFLQFITGSPRLPPGGLAALNPNLTVVRKHSNNDADDDLPSVMTCANYLKLPAYCSKERMREKLLYAITEGQGSFHLS; encoded by the exons ATGGATCGCTGCCGGAAGCGCCCCGACTCCGACCCCGGGGGCTCCGGCGAGGCCGAGCCCCCCGCCGATAAGCGCCCCTGCACCGCCGAGccctccacctccgccgccgccgccgtcgccgccgcgcccgcgcAGCCGGAGCAGGCCGCCTCCGACATGGACACCTCGTCCTCCGGCCACGCCGCCGAAGCCGATGCCGATGCTGATGCCGATGTGGAcggcgacgatggggacggggacggggacggggacggggacggcgggtCGTCGTGCGAGTCGGATGGGGACGGGGGGCCCGGGAGCGGCAAGTTCCGCCGGATGGTGGCGGCCGTCGCCTCGGAGGGCGCCGGGGGAGGCGCGCTGCTCGCGTCGCTCACGGAGCTCTGCGAGGCGCTCTCCTTCTGCACCGAGGACGCTGGGGGCTACTTCCCCGTCGAGTCGGCCGCGCGGGCGCTCGTGCGGCTGGCCGGCGCCGAGGTCGCCAGCCCCGACGAGATGCTGCTCGCGGTGCGCGCCATCACCTACCTCTGCGACGCCATGCCGCGCGCCGCCGACGCCGTCGTCCGCCACGGCCTGCTCCCCGTGCTCTGCTCCCGGCTCCTCGCGATCGAGTACCTTGATGTGGCCGAGCAG TGCTTGCAGGCGTTTGAGAAGATATCGCTGCGGCAGCCGGCGCAGTGCTTGCAGGCAGGCATGATAACTGCCGTGCTCGCATACATTGACTTCTTCTCTGCAAGTATCCAG AGGGTCGCTGTCTCAGCTGTTGCAAATGCCTGCAAGAAGGTCCCCGCAGATTGCTCCCAGTTTGTGATGGATTCGATCCCAATGCTGTGTAATCTACTGCAGTCCGAGGACAAGATG GTTGTTGAAAAGGTTGCAACTTGCCTGATAAGCATTGTAGACTCTTTTAGTGGTTCAGTGGAGCTTCTTGACCAGCTCTGCCACCAGGGCCTGGTAGAGAAGGTCCTTCCTTTGATCAACGCCAGCGGACTCACTTCCCTTAACCCATCAACTTGCAGT AACTTGATCGGGCTTCTTGCTAAGCTAGCCTGTACTTCACTTGTGGCAGTGAAGTCTCTCTTTGAGTTGAATGTTGGTAGCACCATAAGGGGGATTTTGGTCAGTTCAGATCTCTCCCATGGGATGCCATACCTGCCTTTGGAAAACCAAAATAACCAG GTTAATGAAGCTCTAAAATTAGCAATCCAGCTTATTCCTTCTGCGGCAAGAGATGTTGAAGACACCTATATGGTACTTGCTAAAGAAAAAATAATTGTCGATGAACCAGGGTTCTTGTGTCAGTTCTCTACGGATATCCTTCCTATCTTGATCAAG GCAGTCAACTCTGGTGCAAATTCGTACATTTGCTATGGCTGTTCTTCAATTGTAAATAACATCTGTTACTTCAGTAAACCTGAAATGCTTCAAGAGTTGCTCAAGGAAACAAACATATCAAG CTTCTTGGCTGGTTTATTGTCCTGGAAGGATCATCATGTGCTAATCTCATCACTGAAGATTATTGAGATTCTCATGCAAAAGCTTCCGGATGCTTACCTTGGATCTtttatcaaagaaggtgttgtcaATGCAGTAGAGGCTCTTCTTATGCAAGAAGATTGCTCAAAGTCCAGCCCCCCTCTCTCTGATGACACTCAACAGTCAGAAAATCAACCTGTTATAAGAAATAAACCTACATGTTTCTGCTATGCATTTGATTCCCGCCAATCTGAGTCTGCTGAAACAAGGGCTTGTAGGATTGGGCAGGGGAACCTTTTTAATTTCGCAAGACATGTGAAGACAACTTACTTTACAGCTGAAGCAGTGAATTCAGAGATGGGGTTAACGGAGATTTTGCAGAAGCTCAAAACTTGCTGTGCAGTTCTAAATGACTCTGCTGACAAGTCATTAAACCAAGACAGTCTTCAAAATGAAGAACACTTGTCTACCATTTTGAGTGAGGTGATGATGGAGCTTCACGGAGGAGAAACAATGACGACGTTTGAATTCCTTGAGAGTGGACTGGTGAAATCTTTGTTAAATTACCTGTCTAACGGCAAATACCTTCAGGTGGATGACAATCTTAAAGATTATAATGCTGAACATTTTTGTGCTGTGCTGAAAAGATTTCAGTCATTTGCCCGGATTTGTTTTTCAAGAATGGAGCAAGGTTGGGGTGATATGCTCTTGACACTACTTGTAAGGAAACTGCAGAATGCTCTTACTTCTCTTGACAACTTCCCAGTGATAATGAGCCACAATTTCAAGTCAAGGAGCAATATTTCTGATATCCCTATTCGCCACTCAACAATTAGTCCATGTATCCGAGTACGTTTCAAGAAGGATGAAGATGAAACAAACTTATCAAGCTATGATAATTCTGTGAATTTGGAAATCTCTTCTTCCTTGCATTCTATTGAACAATTTCTGTGGCCCAAAGTCAGTACATGCACAAGTGATCAGAATACTGAATCACCACCTAGTAGTGTTGCTTTCGAGAGCAAATGTGCTGAAGATGACCCTCAGGAAAGAGATTCCAGCCCAGAATCTTCTCCTTCATCAGAG GGTATCATCAGGGAAAATCAAAGTTCTTCTGTAGAACCATGCTCGAAGAAAGGGTCGCCATCTTCCG CTGGAGGTCAACCAGAACGAAACAAGTCGACCGGGACTGATTGTGCTGTACAGCCAAAACTGGTATTTAGCCTGAAAGGAAAAGAGCTTGACAGATCTGTTACTCTATATCAATCAATCCTGCAAGATCAGATCAATGCGGGAGCTGATGTAATTTTGGACACCCAGTTTTGGCGCAGTGTGCATGACATAACATTTCGAACAGCTGCAAATCCAGAAAAAGATGATTCTCCTGAGAACCTGTCTAATGCAGCGATATCAACAGATGACAGTAAAACTGGTTTAATGTGGCAAGCACTCCCTTTCTTCAGCAGCTTGTTGCTTGGCAAGATCCCTTGCAAACTTGATAGATCAAATTCATTGTATGACATATTGTTTATGCTGAAAGTTTTAGAAGGATTAAACCGGTACTCGTTTCACCTCGTGTCTAATGAGAGAAACCATGCTTTTGCTCAAGGGAAGTTAACTGACCTTGATGATCTGAAGCCTTCTGTTTCTTCAGTTCCACTGCAGGAGTTTGTTAGTGCTAAATTGACAGATAAACTGGAGCAACAGTTGCATGATCCCTTGGTTTTAAGGTCTCGCTGTCTGCCTTTATGGTGCACTGAACTGATGTCTGCGTGCCCTTTCTTATTTTCCTTTGAGGCAAGATGGAAGTATTTCCAACTGACAGCATTTGGTTCTTCATCAATGCAACGTGGTCATATGATAGATACAAGTGGTAGCAATATATCAACAGAAAGAGGTTCACCCATTTCACGGAAAAAGTTCAAAGTTGATCGTGATGATATACTGGCTTCAGCTGCGAAAATGATGCGTTCCTATGCTAAGAGTAACGCACTGCTTGAAGTAGAATATGAAGAAGAAGTAGGCACAGGTTTAGGTCCTACGATGGAGTTCTATACGTTGATAAGTCATGAGTTTCAGAAGTCTGGTTTAGGCATGTGGAGGGGTGAGCTTCCTTGTGAAGCTGGCACTGACAATACTCACATTGGTCCCCGGACTGTGGTCGCACCTAATGGACTGTTTCCTCGACCATGGTCTGCTTCTGTAGATTGTGCTTCCTTCTTGGAAGTAAATAAAAGGTTTCACCTCCTTGGTCAGGTTCTTGCAAAGGCAATTAAGGATGGCAGAATTCTCGACATTCCGTTTTCCAAAGCATTTTACAAGCTTATCCTAGGACAG GAGCTTAATATATATGATATCAATTCATTTGATCCTGAACTGGCAATGACCCTTATGGAGTTTAAAGCGCTTACTTGTCAAAGGAAATATTTAGAATCATGTTCGACAAGGGAATGCCAGAGCACATCTGATTTGTCTTATCGAGGTTGTAAAATTGAGGATCTTGTTATTGACTTTGCTGTCCCAGGGTATCCAGAATATGTGCTTTCTTTAGagcgtacttcagataat GTAACTGGTGAGAATTTGGAAGAATATGTTTCCTTTGTTGTCGAGGCAACGGTTAAAAGTGGAATCACAAGACAGCTGGAGGCTTTTGAGTCAGGATTCAGTCAG GTATTTCCACTAAGCACACTTCGAGCATTCTCAGAGGATGAGCTGGAGAGATTACTCTGCGGAGAACAAGATAATTGGGAT TTTGTGAAACTTGTGGATCACATAAAATTTGATCATGGCTACACCTCCAGCAGTCCTGCAGTCCTTAAT TTGTTAGAGATCATACAAGAGTTTGGATGCCATGAACGCAGAGCTTTCTTGCAATTTATAACGGGTTCACCTCGGCTCCCTCCAGGCGGTTTAGCTGCACTGAATCCAAATTTGACAGTTGTCAGGAAG CATAGCAACAACGATGCTGATGATGATCTGCCAAGTGTGATGACTTGCGCTAACTATCTTAAGTTACCTGCCTACTGCTCTAAG GAAAGGATGAGGGAGAAGCTACTCTACGCGATTACGGAGGGGCAGGGGTCCTTCCACCTGTCCTGA